In one window of Skermanella rosea DNA:
- a CDS encoding bifunctional [glutamine synthetase] adenylyltransferase/[glutamine synthetase]-adenylyl-L-tyrosine phosphorylase: MTAADALFDPASLPKPADPNATSLGMERWAEQAARCPDAEAAAFARAYAEDPAGRRLLEAVFGNSPFLTQAMVMDLPFARRMLTEGWDASFEAELEAVGAELAGERDMARLMARLRVAKRRVSLVTALADMAGGWDLARVTGALSSFAEDALRLACDHLLSKAAAGGALILPEPERPSVGSGLIVLAMGKFGARELNYSSDIDLIVLYDDHVVQTTQPDNMARTFVRLARDLVRIMEERTRDGYVFRTDLRLRPDPGATPLAVSVSAAESYYGSLGQNWERAAMIKARAVAGDLEAGAHFLRFLVPFIWRRSLDFAAIQDIHSIKRQINAHRGYRTTAVNGHNVKLGRGGIREIEFFAQTQQLIFGGRDPTLRTSGTVESLLALVAAGRIDRSVADDLIRSYAFLRKVEHRVQMRDDRQTHTLPADDGGIAALAAFMGYDGPEPFRADLLGTLDLVEDHYAALFEEAPPLAGAGNLVFTGTEDDPDTLATLRAMGFGNPSAVAAAVRAWHHGRYRATRSTRSRELLTELAPTLLRALGDTANPDDAFNRFDEFLARLPAGVQLFSMFYSNPNLLNLVAEIMGSAPRLAGVLSRNPNRLDAVLTPGFFDGLPARDALAEQLGLLLRQARDFEDVLNITRRWTNDQIVWAGIHILRNITDGERCGPFLSDVADLGLAALEPRVTEEFARRHGRFDGHGVAILALGKLGSRQMTLRSDLDLIMVYDVPPDLGTSDGEKPLAPNEYFIRLTQRMINAVTAPTGEGRLYEVDMRLRPSGNAGPLAISLESFSRYQANDAWTWEHMALTRARVIHGPPGLVERLEAAVRAVLTRPRDPDKLLRDVSEMRARIDKEFGTTDIWDIKYVRGGTIDVEFVAQYLMLRHASEHPEILSGDAAASLRAAARAGVLDGRVADDLCAALSLWRRVQGFLRLTTEGRFVAEKAPAGLRQALIRAAFPESADDAGFGFDALEAKARGIAARAHRHFVDLVDEPAARLADRG; the protein is encoded by the coding sequence ATGACAGCCGCCGACGCCCTTTTCGACCCAGCATCCCTGCCGAAGCCGGCCGACCCCAACGCGACCTCCCTCGGGATGGAACGCTGGGCTGAGCAGGCCGCCCGCTGCCCCGACGCCGAGGCCGCCGCGTTCGCCCGCGCATATGCCGAGGACCCGGCCGGCCGCCGGCTGCTGGAGGCGGTGTTCGGAAACTCCCCCTTCCTGACCCAGGCCATGGTGATGGACCTGCCCTTCGCCCGGCGCATGCTGACGGAGGGATGGGATGCCAGTTTCGAGGCCGAACTGGAAGCCGTCGGCGCCGAACTGGCCGGCGAACGCGACATGGCGCGCCTGATGGCGAGGCTGCGGGTCGCCAAGCGCCGGGTATCGCTGGTCACCGCGCTGGCCGACATGGCCGGAGGTTGGGACCTTGCCCGCGTGACCGGGGCGCTCAGCAGCTTCGCGGAGGACGCGCTCCGGCTGGCCTGCGACCATCTGCTGTCGAAAGCGGCGGCGGGCGGGGCGCTGATCCTTCCCGAACCGGAGCGGCCGTCGGTCGGGAGCGGTTTGATCGTTCTGGCCATGGGCAAGTTCGGGGCGCGAGAGCTCAATTATTCCAGTGATATCGATCTGATCGTCCTCTATGACGATCATGTCGTCCAGACTACCCAGCCGGACAACATGGCCCGGACCTTCGTACGTCTCGCCCGCGATCTTGTCCGCATTATGGAGGAACGTACGCGGGACGGCTACGTCTTCCGCACGGATCTCCGTTTGCGCCCGGATCCGGGCGCCACGCCTCTGGCGGTTTCGGTCTCGGCGGCGGAATCCTACTACGGCAGCCTGGGCCAGAACTGGGAGCGCGCGGCCATGATCAAGGCCCGCGCGGTCGCCGGCGACCTGGAGGCGGGGGCGCATTTCCTGCGCTTCCTGGTCCCCTTCATCTGGCGCCGCAGCCTGGATTTCGCGGCGATCCAGGACATCCACTCGATCAAGCGCCAGATCAACGCCCACCGGGGCTACCGGACGACCGCGGTCAACGGCCACAACGTCAAGCTGGGCCGCGGCGGCATCCGGGAGATCGAGTTCTTCGCCCAGACCCAGCAGCTGATCTTCGGCGGCCGCGACCCGACCCTTCGGACATCGGGCACGGTGGAGAGCCTGCTGGCGCTGGTCGCGGCCGGACGGATCGATCGTTCGGTCGCCGACGACCTGATCCGGTCCTATGCCTTCCTGCGCAAGGTCGAGCATCGAGTCCAGATGAGGGACGACCGCCAGACCCATACGCTTCCGGCGGACGACGGCGGGATCGCGGCGCTGGCCGCCTTCATGGGCTACGATGGGCCGGAGCCGTTCCGCGCCGACCTGCTCGGCACGCTGGACCTGGTGGAGGACCATTACGCGGCCCTGTTCGAGGAGGCGCCGCCCCTGGCCGGCGCGGGCAACCTCGTGTTCACCGGGACCGAGGACGATCCGGACACCCTGGCGACGCTCCGCGCCATGGGCTTCGGCAACCCGTCCGCCGTCGCCGCCGCGGTTCGGGCCTGGCACCATGGCCGTTACCGCGCGACGCGAAGCACCCGGTCGCGGGAACTGCTGACCGAACTGGCGCCGACCCTGCTGCGGGCGCTGGGCGACACGGCGAACCCGGACGACGCGTTCAACCGCTTCGACGAGTTCCTGGCAAGACTGCCGGCCGGCGTGCAGCTCTTCTCGATGTTCTACAGCAACCCCAACCTGCTGAACCTGGTGGCCGAGATCATGGGCAGCGCCCCGCGCCTCGCGGGAGTGCTCAGCCGCAACCCCAACCGGCTCGACGCGGTCCTGACGCCGGGCTTCTTCGACGGGCTGCCGGCCCGCGATGCGCTGGCCGAGCAGCTCGGCCTGCTGCTGCGCCAGGCGCGCGATTTCGAGGATGTGCTGAACATCACCCGGCGCTGGACCAACGACCAGATCGTCTGGGCCGGCATCCATATCCTGCGCAACATCACCGACGGCGAGCGCTGCGGACCCTTCCTGTCCGACGTCGCCGACCTCGGGCTGGCGGCCCTGGAGCCGCGCGTGACGGAGGAGTTCGCCCGCCGCCACGGCCGGTTCGACGGGCATGGGGTGGCGATCCTGGCGCTGGGCAAGCTGGGCAGCCGCCAGATGACCCTGCGCTCCGACCTGGACCTGATCATGGTGTACGACGTGCCGCCGGACCTGGGCACGTCCGACGGCGAGAAGCCGCTGGCGCCGAACGAGTATTTCATCCGGCTGACCCAGCGCATGATCAACGCCGTGACGGCGCCGACCGGCGAGGGCCGCCTCTACGAGGTTGACATGCGGCTTCGCCCCAGCGGCAATGCCGGACCCCTGGCGATCAGCCTGGAGAGCTTCTCCCGCTACCAGGCGAACGACGCCTGGACCTGGGAGCATATGGCGCTGACCCGCGCCCGGGTGATCCATGGGCCGCCCGGCCTCGTCGAGCGCCTGGAGGCCGCCGTGCGCGCGGTGCTGACGCGCCCGCGTGATCCCGACAAGCTGCTGCGCGACGTGTCGGAGATGCGCGCCCGGATCGACAAGGAGTTCGGCACGACGGACATATGGGACATCAAGTATGTCCGCGGCGGCACCATCGACGTGGAGTTCGTCGCCCAGTACCTGATGCTCCGCCACGCCTCGGAGCACCCGGAAATCCTCAGCGGCGACGCCGCGGCGTCCCTGCGCGCCGCGGCCCGCGCCGGAGTGCTGGATGGCAGGGTCGCGGACGATTTGTGCGCGGCGCTGTCCCTGTGGCGCCGCGTCCAGGGCTTCCTGCGCCTGACCACCGAGGGCCGGTTCGTCGCCGAGAAAGCCCCCGCCGGCCTGCGCCAGGCCCTGATCCGCGCCGCCTTCCCGGAAAGCGCGGATGACGCCGGCTTCGGCTTCGACGCGCTCGAAGCCAAGGCCCGCGGCATCGCCGCCCGGGCGCACCGCCATTTCGTCGATCTGGTGGACGAGCCGGCGGCGCGGCTGGCCGACCGGGGGTGA
- a CDS encoding YhdP family protein: protein MIRKAGRFTGLVLIEAVSAVLIGLTVVVALFLWRLSGGPIQVDFLTPVIEQTLNDSRMGVRVDIGETVLNWGGTGTEDGEHAFDFQAFDIRARDVRIYGPTGALIAAVPALGISFDMRELVQGHVQPTVLRVFQPDIQLQRAADGTVDVDVRTGDLPVEHGEVDVVEEVLDALQQPPGTRPGPLSRLSEVRISGARLTLDDRLLGQVWQAPRGDVILRRDEAGLGGDARLDVEMGNRVVRLDARLRFRSADGITEVTGRFGNLSPADLADRAPALAALSGVAMVLDGKAELRLDRAFIPMEAQVDVSGRDGTLTLPDFYAEPLKLADARLRASFDSLKRRVVVDEFTAALGPDRSGPTISLNAVAVDLGNRRLDVTGTVQAAGVPIDELRRLWPRGVAVNPRTWITENLSAGRAEQARATAHAVIDLDAPDMSKLESLDSEIRVKGVQVRYFKELPPVTGVDGVVRISPSTLTVDAEGGQLRDMAVGASKVVITGLDRKDQAIDIATPVSGPLRTALEVLNHKPLGFPDKLGLKPSSVGGSASARLTFKFPLFNRLTVDDIVFGAKGKLSDVSVSGLLPRLPVTRADGELALDPQKLVITGKARVNGIPADFSWMESFSSKADVLTRITARGEVGDADRERLGFPTRPYLTGPVGLDAVYTVAKPGQGRLAANLDLRDAGMAVELLDWAKRPGTPGTARATLELAKGDAVRLSDIAVDTSGLKATGAVDLAPDGAVRGVTMAGLSLGATRLAGDAAPMAGGGWKVNLSGQSLDLRPLHGGEKGKPGDGEDKVPLEVTAALGQVVLGEGRSLREVSANLRRGQEGWTAAQVNARVGQSGSHLVLQYAPEAAGRRLVLETGDAGAMLYALDLFDNIRGGSLTIVGHTDPSKPGSPLAGRIEMNDYSMVNAPVLARLLNAVSPSGFAELVEGRGLNFAKLNGEFSWEERQEKVRFDDVRTSGSALGLTMEGTVDVGAEQADLQGTIVPIYGLNRLLGSIPVLGDILTGGEGQGIFAATYQIQGPLNDPSVRVNPLAVLAPGFLRNLFFLDHDAGSDKKSPWVYEYPESD from the coding sequence GTGATCCGGAAGGCGGGACGATTTACCGGCCTCGTGCTGATCGAGGCCGTCAGCGCCGTCCTGATCGGGCTGACGGTCGTGGTGGCGCTGTTCCTGTGGCGTCTGTCCGGCGGTCCGATCCAGGTCGATTTCCTGACTCCGGTGATCGAGCAGACGCTGAACGACTCCCGGATGGGCGTCCGGGTCGACATCGGCGAGACCGTGCTGAACTGGGGCGGCACGGGGACCGAGGACGGGGAACACGCGTTCGACTTCCAGGCATTCGACATCCGCGCCCGCGATGTCCGGATCTACGGCCCGACCGGCGCGCTGATCGCGGCGGTGCCGGCGCTGGGCATCAGCTTCGACATGCGCGAACTGGTGCAGGGCCATGTCCAGCCGACCGTGCTCCGGGTTTTCCAGCCGGACATCCAGCTCCAACGCGCGGCGGACGGGACGGTCGACGTCGACGTCCGCACCGGCGACCTGCCGGTCGAGCATGGCGAGGTCGACGTGGTCGAGGAGGTGCTGGACGCGCTGCAGCAGCCGCCCGGCACCAGGCCCGGCCCGCTGTCGCGCCTGTCCGAGGTGCGGATTTCCGGTGCGCGCCTGACCCTGGACGACCGGCTGCTCGGCCAGGTCTGGCAGGCGCCGCGGGGCGACGTCATCCTTCGGCGCGACGAGGCGGGCCTGGGCGGCGACGCCCGGCTCGACGTGGAGATGGGCAACCGCGTCGTCCGGCTGGATGCCCGGCTCCGGTTCCGCAGCGCCGACGGGATCACCGAGGTGACGGGACGGTTCGGCAACCTGTCGCCGGCCGACCTGGCCGACCGGGCGCCCGCGCTGGCGGCACTGTCGGGCGTCGCCATGGTGCTGGACGGCAAGGCAGAGCTTCGCCTCGACCGCGCCTTCATCCCGATGGAGGCGCAGGTCGACGTCTCCGGCCGCGACGGTACCCTCACCCTGCCCGACTTTTATGCCGAACCGCTGAAACTGGCGGACGCGCGGCTGCGAGCCTCGTTCGACAGCCTGAAGCGCCGCGTCGTGGTGGACGAATTCACCGCGGCCCTCGGCCCGGATCGGAGCGGGCCGACCATCTCGCTGAACGCCGTCGCGGTCGATCTCGGCAACCGCAGGCTCGACGTGACCGGAACCGTCCAAGCCGCGGGCGTGCCGATCGACGAACTGCGCCGGCTGTGGCCCCGGGGCGTCGCCGTCAACCCGCGCACCTGGATCACCGAGAACCTGTCGGCCGGGCGCGCCGAGCAGGCCCGAGCGACCGCCCATGCGGTGATCGACCTGGACGCGCCCGACATGTCCAAGCTGGAATCCCTGGACAGCGAGATTCGGGTCAAGGGCGTGCAGGTCCGCTATTTCAAGGAGCTGCCGCCGGTCACCGGGGTGGACGGGGTGGTCCGGATCTCCCCGAGCACCCTGACCGTGGACGCCGAGGGCGGGCAGCTCCGCGACATGGCCGTGGGAGCATCGAAGGTCGTGATCACCGGGCTGGACCGCAAGGACCAGGCGATCGACATCGCGACCCCGGTCTCCGGCCCGCTGCGGACCGCGCTGGAGGTGCTCAACCACAAGCCGCTCGGCTTCCCCGACAAGCTGGGGCTGAAGCCGTCGTCGGTCGGCGGATCGGCCAGCGCGCGGCTGACCTTCAAGTTCCCGTTGTTCAACCGCCTGACGGTGGACGACATCGTGTTCGGCGCGAAGGGCAAGCTGTCGGACGTGTCGGTCAGCGGCCTGCTGCCCCGCCTGCCGGTGACGAGGGCGGACGGCGAGCTGGCGCTCGACCCGCAGAAGCTCGTGATCACCGGCAAGGCGAGGGTCAACGGCATTCCGGCCGATTTCAGCTGGATGGAAAGCTTCTCGTCCAAGGCCGACGTCCTGACCCGGATCACCGCGCGCGGCGAGGTGGGCGACGCCGACCGCGAGCGGCTGGGCTTTCCCACCCGGCCCTACCTGACCGGGCCGGTCGGCCTGGACGCCGTCTATACCGTCGCGAAGCCGGGTCAGGGCAGGCTCGCGGCCAACCTGGACCTGCGGGATGCCGGCATGGCGGTCGAACTCCTGGACTGGGCCAAGCGGCCGGGAACGCCAGGCACCGCCCGCGCGACGCTGGAACTGGCCAAGGGCGACGCCGTCCGCCTTTCCGACATCGCCGTGGACACGTCGGGGCTCAAGGCGACCGGTGCCGTGGACCTGGCGCCGGACGGCGCGGTCCGGGGCGTGACCATGGCCGGCCTGTCGCTTGGGGCGACGCGCCTTGCGGGCGACGCGGCGCCGATGGCGGGGGGCGGCTGGAAGGTGAACCTTTCCGGGCAGAGCCTGGACCTGCGCCCGCTCCACGGCGGGGAGAAGGGCAAGCCCGGGGACGGAGAGGACAAGGTTCCGCTCGAAGTGACGGCGGCACTGGGCCAGGTCGTCCTGGGCGAAGGGCGGAGCCTGCGCGAAGTCTCGGCGAATCTCCGGCGCGGCCAAGAGGGATGGACCGCGGCCCAGGTCAATGCCCGGGTCGGCCAGTCCGGTTCCCATCTGGTTCTCCAGTACGCGCCCGAGGCGGCTGGCCGCCGGCTGGTGCTGGAGACCGGCGACGCCGGCGCGATGCTGTACGCCCTGGACCTGTTCGACAATATCCGCGGCGGCAGCCTGACCATCGTCGGACACACAGACCCGTCCAAACCGGGCAGCCCGCTGGCCGGACGGATCGAGATGAACGATTATTCCATGGTCAACGCGCCGGTGCTGGCCCGGCTGCTCAACGCGGTGTCGCCCAGCGGCTTCGCCGAGCTCGTGGAGGGCCGCGGCCTGAACTTCGCCAAGCTGAACGGCGAGTTCAGCTGGGAGGAGCGGCAGGAGAAGGTGCGCTTCGACGACGTGCGCACCTCCGGATCGGCGCTGGGCCTGACCATGGAGGGAACCGTCGATGTCGGAGCCGAGCAGGCGGACCTTCAGGGCACCATCGTGCCGATCTATGGCCTGAACCGCCTGTTGGGCTCCATCCCCGTGCTGGGCGATATCCTGACCGGCGGCGAGGGCCAGGGGATCTTCGCCGCCACTTACCAGATCCAGGGGCCGCTGAACGACCCATCGGTCCGCGTCAATCCGCTGGCCGTGCTGGCACCGGGGTTCCTGCGCAACTTGTTCTTCCTGGACCACGATGCCGGCTCGGACAAGAAGAGCCCGTGGGTCTACGAGTATCCCGAGAGCGACTGA
- the tyrS gene encoding tyrosine--tRNA ligase, with product MSDLRSEFLRILTTRGFIHQCTDLEGLDALASEGIVTAYIGFDCTADSLHVGHLVSIMMLRWLQRCGHKPIVLMGGGTTKIGDPTGRDESRKMLTDEQISANMDGIKRVFGQFLTFGDGPTHAVMVNNADWLEKLGYITFLRDMGVHFTVNRMLTFDSVKLRLEREQPMTFLEFNYMILQAYDFLELHRRVGCRLQMGGSDQWGNIVNGVELGRRVDQAGLFGLTTPLMTTASGTKMGKSLGGAVWLNADRLSPYDYWQFWRNTEDADVGRFLRLFTELPLEEIADLERLEGAGINEAKKRLAFETTRMCHGEAAAQEAAETARRTFEQGGLAEGLPTVGIARAELDAGIPVIDLLVRADLAASKGEAKRLIKGGGARLNDAVVVEETQVTGTGDLNAEGVLKLSAGKKRHALVKAV from the coding sequence ATGAGCGATCTCCGTTCGGAATTCCTGCGCATCCTGACCACGCGCGGATTCATCCATCAGTGCACCGATCTGGAAGGCCTGGACGCGCTGGCCTCCGAGGGGATCGTGACCGCCTATATCGGCTTCGACTGCACGGCGGACAGCCTGCATGTCGGTCATCTGGTGTCGATCATGATGCTGCGCTGGCTGCAGCGCTGCGGGCACAAGCCGATCGTCCTGATGGGCGGCGGGACCACCAAGATCGGCGATCCGACGGGCCGCGACGAGAGCCGCAAGATGCTGACCGACGAGCAGATCTCGGCCAACATGGACGGCATCAAGCGGGTGTTCGGGCAGTTCCTGACCTTCGGCGACGGGCCGACCCACGCCGTCATGGTCAACAACGCCGACTGGCTGGAGAAGCTCGGCTACATCACGTTCCTGCGCGACATGGGCGTGCATTTCACGGTCAACCGCATGCTGACCTTCGACAGCGTCAAGCTGCGGCTGGAGCGTGAGCAGCCCATGACCTTCCTGGAATTCAACTACATGATCCTCCAGGCCTACGACTTCCTGGAACTGCACCGCCGCGTCGGCTGCCGGCTCCAGATGGGCGGCTCCGACCAGTGGGGCAACATCGTCAACGGCGTCGAGCTGGGCCGCCGGGTCGACCAGGCCGGCCTGTTCGGCCTGACCACCCCGCTGATGACGACCGCGTCGGGCACCAAGATGGGCAAGAGCCTGGGCGGGGCCGTCTGGCTCAACGCCGACCGGCTGTCGCCGTACGACTACTGGCAGTTCTGGCGCAATACCGAGGACGCCGACGTCGGCCGGTTCCTGCGCCTCTTCACCGAACTGCCGCTGGAAGAGATCGCCGACCTGGAGCGGCTGGAGGGGGCCGGGATCAACGAGGCCAAGAAGCGCCTGGCGTTCGAGACGACCCGGATGTGTCATGGCGAGGCCGCGGCGCAGGAAGCGGCCGAGACCGCCCGGCGCACCTTCGAGCAGGGCGGGCTGGCCGAGGGACTGCCGACGGTCGGGATCGCCCGCGCCGAGCTCGATGCCGGCATCCCGGTGATCGACCTGCTGGTCCGCGCCGACCTCGCGGCGTCGAAGGGCGAGGCCAAGCGCCTGATCAAGGGCGGCGGCGCCCGCCTGAACGACGCCGTCGTGGTCGAGGAGACGCAGGTGACCGGCACGGGCGACCTCAACGCCGAAGGCGTGCTGAAGCTGTCGGCTGGCAAGAAGCGCCACGCCCTGGTCAAGGCGGTGTGA
- a CDS encoding anhydro-N-acetylmuramic acid kinase, with protein MTLNPVRTALGLMSGTSLDGIDAAVIRTDGLTHVETGDFITVPYEDGFRERLRACLGGRGPVGEVERELTELHAGVVRRLAERTGPIDLIGFHGHTILHAPERRRTWQIGDGALLASLTGIPVVHDFRSADVAAGGQGAPLVPLYHQALSADLDRPLAVLNIGGVANVTWLGRRGGKDVLAFDTGPGNALIDDWVLSRTGRPFDADGALAASGTIDQGVLARLLAAPYFKKQPPKSLDRDGFDVSPVEALNAADGAATLTAFTAGAVARSAALLPQPPLRWLVTGGGRLNGFLMDLLRDMLGVPVEPVDSVGWQGDALEAQAFAYLAVRSRAGLSLSVPGTTGVPRPLTGGRFNEP; from the coding sequence ATGACGCTTAACCCCGTTCGGACCGCCCTGGGCCTGATGAGCGGCACGTCGCTCGACGGCATCGACGCCGCGGTGATCCGCACCGACGGCCTCACCCATGTCGAAACCGGCGATTTCATCACCGTTCCCTACGAGGACGGTTTCCGCGAGCGGCTGCGCGCCTGCCTCGGCGGCCGGGGTCCCGTCGGGGAGGTCGAGCGCGAACTGACGGAACTGCATGCCGGCGTGGTCCGCCGGCTGGCGGAACGGACCGGTCCGATCGATCTGATCGGGTTCCACGGCCACACCATCCTGCACGCCCCCGAGCGCCGCCGTACATGGCAGATCGGCGACGGCGCGCTGCTGGCCTCGCTGACCGGCATTCCCGTGGTCCACGACTTCCGCAGCGCCGACGTGGCCGCCGGCGGCCAGGGGGCTCCCCTGGTCCCGCTGTACCACCAGGCGCTCTCGGCGGATCTGGACCGGCCCCTGGCGGTGCTGAACATCGGCGGCGTGGCCAACGTGACGTGGCTGGGCCGGCGTGGCGGCAAGGACGTGCTGGCTTTCGACACCGGCCCCGGCAACGCCCTGATCGACGACTGGGTCCTGTCCCGCACCGGCCGGCCGTTCGACGCCGACGGTGCCCTGGCGGCATCCGGCACCATCGACCAGGGCGTCCTGGCCCGCCTTCTGGCAGCACCCTATTTCAAGAAGCAGCCGCCGAAATCGCTCGACCGCGACGGTTTCGACGTTTCGCCGGTCGAGGCGCTGAACGCCGCCGACGGCGCCGCCACCCTGACCGCCTTCACCGCGGGCGCGGTCGCCCGCTCGGCGGCCCTGCTGCCCCAGCCGCCGCTGCGCTGGCTGGTGACCGGCGGCGGTCGCCTGAACGGCTTCCTGATGGACCTGCTGCGGGACATGCTGGGCGTGCCGGTCGAGCCGGTGGACAGCGTCGGCTGGCAGGGCGACGCGTTGGAGGCGCAAGCCTTCGCCTATCTGGCGGTCCGAAGCCGCGCCGGCCTGTCGCTCAGCGTGCCGGGCACCACCGGCGTTCCCCGCCCCCTCACCGGCGGGCGCTTCAACGAGCCCTAA
- a CDS encoding HipA N-terminal domain-containing protein, translating to MATLRYGIVTYKGLHAGTLTEEPAGGTRFEYADGFRETIGFALPAARPSHDDPHGLIPFFAHLGPEGWLRQRQSAYAEIDGADDFGILLAYVRDCVGAVGIEDPAGHPASNAPKVAAASLDRAATSVELDQPLGLPEEQAAAYRGTVREAWRRLYG from the coding sequence ATGGCTACACTCCGGTACGGGATCGTCACCTACAAGGGCCTGCATGCCGGAACCCTTACCGAGGAACCGGCGGGCGGAACGCGTTTCGAGTATGCCGACGGGTTCCGCGAAACCATCGGCTTCGCCCTCCCGGCCGCTCGGCCGAGCCACGATGATCCCCACGGTCTCATCCCGTTCTTCGCCCATCTCGGTCCGGAAGGATGGCTGAGGCAGCGCCAGAGCGCCTATGCGGAAATCGACGGTGCGGACGATTTCGGCATCCTCCTGGCCTACGTCCGCGACTGCGTCGGCGCGGTCGGGATAGAAGACCCTGCCGGACATCCCGCAAGCAACGCTCCCAAGGTGGCGGCGGCGTCTCTGGATCGCGCCGCGACATCGGTCGAACTGGACCAGCCGCTCGGCCTGCCCGAGGAGCAGGCCGCGGCCTATCGGGGGACGGTGCGCGAAGCCTGGAGGAGGCTCTATGGATAA
- a CDS encoding helix-turn-helix transcriptional regulator, giving the protein MDKLPSLRRIGRMARERRVAERLSQKELAELAGVHHATVVALEKGEGTLRLVNAWRVLGVLGLAEAGPGGEDPES; this is encoded by the coding sequence ATGGATAAGCTTCCCTCGCTGCGCCGCATCGGCCGGATGGCCCGGGAACGACGGGTCGCGGAGCGGCTGTCGCAGAAGGAGCTTGCCGAACTGGCCGGCGTCCACCACGCCACCGTCGTCGCGCTGGAGAAGGGCGAAGGCACCCTGCGCCTGGTCAATGCCTGGCGCGTGCTCGGCGTGCTGGGGCTGGCGGAGGCCGGCCCGGGCGGAGAGGACCCGGAAAGCTGA
- a CDS encoding alpha/beta hydrolase: MPEVMINGPAGRIEGRYVHGKQPNAPVALFLHPHPHHGGTMNNRVVYTLFHAFGRRGFSTLRFNFRGVGRSQGSYDRGEGELSDAASALDWLQTFNPNASACWIAGHSFGAWIGMQLLMRRPEIDGFISVAPPANSFDFSFLAPCPSSGLIVHGNKDELVPENSVHKLVNKLSHQRDIRIEYKVVDGATHLFSNHVEALDKHVDDYLDGALGSRMAAVAE, translated from the coding sequence ATGCCCGAAGTAATGATCAATGGACCGGCCGGACGGATCGAAGGCCGGTATGTTCACGGCAAGCAGCCCAACGCTCCCGTCGCGCTGTTCCTGCACCCCCATCCCCATCACGGCGGAACCATGAACAACCGGGTGGTCTACACCCTGTTCCATGCGTTCGGCCGGCGCGGCTTCTCGACGCTGCGGTTCAATTTCCGGGGTGTCGGGCGAAGCCAGGGCAGCTACGACCGGGGCGAGGGGGAACTGAGCGACGCGGCCTCGGCGCTCGACTGGCTCCAGACCTTCAATCCCAACGCGTCGGCCTGCTGGATCGCCGGGCATTCGTTCGGCGCCTGGATCGGCATGCAGCTCCTGATGCGCCGCCCGGAAATCGACGGCTTCATCTCGGTCGCTCCGCCGGCCAATTCGTTCGACTTCAGCTTCCTCGCGCCGTGCCCGTCCTCGGGGCTGATCGTCCACGGCAACAAGGACGAGCTGGTGCCGGAGAACTCGGTCCACAAGCTGGTCAACAAGCTGTCGCACCAGCGCGACATCCGGATCGAGTACAAGGTCGTGGACGGCGCCACCCACCTGTTCTCCAACCATGTGGAAGCGCTCGACAAGCACGTGGACGACTACCTGGACGGCGCCCTGGGAAGCCGCATGGCGGCGGTCGCCGAATAG